A stretch of the Actinoalloteichus fjordicus genome encodes the following:
- a CDS encoding family 20 glycosylhydrolase, whose amino-acid sequence MDMHRSIAVVLVASLLPLGLDGRTASADGGSAQDAVNPAPLTVPAIQQWAGNRGRLHLTEGSSIVIESPELRALGDQLAEELADDGLPSMEVTDGPATAGDIALHVEPGWGIQEDSYRMEISDRVWISAGHERGVFYGTRTLLQALRSSAEFGTLPRGRALDWPLISGQRGQMLDIRKFFSLSYLKQQIRQMAWYKLNTFHLHLTDWNSFRIESKRFPGLASPQSYSQAELRELQDYAARYHVTIIPEIDMPGHASHIGSYRPDVAFACRSMSYPANMPWEGSGTGNWTMDVTKPETIEFATELLEEMIPLFDAPIFHIGGDEIPDVSDQEQCPELVAYQHEQGYAYTTDVFVEFIDTLNEVIRAHGKTTEVWQWWDFNRETSISPSRDVIVDEWLNAPDGRVAQGYPTVGTEEADLYVSPGFGTRPGQYAYFDPREVYHYEFKNDPGFLGYKVSRWADRAHEHTESWFDFYARRPLATLGDRTWGAPGDNVVAFLDRYDQVGDSDPGAIGFGENTGMHSHVGWRAVQGRNSGQRAVDGDPYTGWEAFPESEPLLEIDLGRELDVAGIRYLPPPEGEGNPVRDYRVLASDDGTNWEPVARGRFDDTAVETVVRFDPVVTRHLGLEILSGHGPVPSAKSAVNELDVLRVRP is encoded by the coding sequence ATGGACATGCATAGATCGATAGCTGTCGTGCTGGTGGCGAGCCTGCTGCCGCTCGGGCTCGACGGCCGGACGGCCTCGGCGGACGGCGGATCTGCCCAGGACGCGGTGAATCCCGCGCCGCTCACCGTCCCGGCGATTCAGCAGTGGGCTGGCAATCGAGGCAGGCTGCATCTCACCGAAGGCTCCTCGATCGTGATCGAGAGCCCCGAGCTGCGCGCCCTCGGCGACCAGCTGGCCGAGGAGCTGGCCGACGACGGACTCCCCTCGATGGAGGTGACCGACGGTCCGGCGACGGCAGGAGACATCGCGCTGCACGTGGAGCCGGGCTGGGGCATCCAGGAGGACTCCTATCGGATGGAGATCAGCGACCGGGTCTGGATCTCCGCAGGCCACGAGCGAGGCGTCTTCTACGGGACGCGCACGCTGCTCCAGGCATTGCGCAGCTCGGCGGAGTTCGGCACGCTCCCTCGGGGGCGGGCGCTGGACTGGCCGCTCATCAGCGGTCAGCGCGGCCAGATGCTCGACATCCGCAAGTTCTTCTCGCTGTCCTATCTGAAACAGCAGATCCGACAGATGGCCTGGTACAAGCTAAACACCTTCCATCTGCACCTGACCGACTGGAACTCCTTCCGCATCGAGAGCAAGCGGTTCCCCGGTCTGGCATCGCCGCAGTCCTACAGTCAGGCCGAACTCCGCGAGTTGCAGGACTACGCGGCGCGATACCACGTCACGATCATCCCGGAGATCGACATGCCGGGTCACGCCTCGCACATCGGCTCCTACCGGCCCGACGTCGCCTTCGCCTGCCGCTCGATGTCCTATCCCGCGAACATGCCGTGGGAGGGCTCCGGCACCGGGAACTGGACGATGGACGTCACCAAGCCAGAGACCATCGAATTCGCCACCGAACTGCTGGAAGAGATGATTCCGCTGTTCGACGCGCCGATCTTCCACATCGGCGGCGACGAGATCCCCGACGTGTCCGACCAGGAACAGTGTCCCGAGCTGGTGGCCTACCAGCACGAGCAGGGTTACGCCTACACCACGGACGTGTTCGTCGAGTTCATCGACACCCTGAACGAGGTGATCCGCGCGCACGGCAAGACCACCGAGGTGTGGCAGTGGTGGGACTTCAACCGCGAGACCAGCATCTCGCCCTCGCGGGACGTCATCGTCGACGAATGGCTCAACGCCCCCGACGGCCGCGTGGCACAGGGCTATCCCACGGTCGGCACCGAGGAGGCCGACCTGTACGTCAGCCCGGGCTTCGGCACCCGACCCGGCCAGTACGCCTACTTCGATCCCCGCGAGGTCTACCACTACGAGTTCAAGAACGACCCCGGATTCCTGGGCTACAAGGTCTCCCGCTGGGCCGACCGCGCCCACGAGCACACCGAGAGCTGGTTCGACTTCTACGCGCGGCGGCCGCTGGCGACCCTGGGCGACCGGACCTGGGGTGCCCCCGGTGACAACGTCGTGGCGTTCCTGGACCGGTACGACCAGGTCGGCGACTCCGATCCCGGGGCGATCGGGTTCGGCGAGAACACCGGAATGCACAGCCACGTCGGCTGGCGGGCGGTGCAGGGCCGCAACAGCGGACAGCGAGCCGTCGACGGCGACCCGTACACCGGATGGGAGGCGTTCCCCGAGAGCGAGCCGCTGTTGGAGATCGACCTCGGCCGGGAACTCGACGTGGCGGGCATCCGCTATCTCCCGCCGCCGGAGGGCGAGGGCAACCCGGTGCGGGACTATCGGGTGCTGGCCTCGGACGACGGCACGAACTGGGAGCCGGTGGCCAGGGGACGCTTCGACGACACGGCGGTGGAGACCGTGGTGCGCTTCGATCCCGTCGTGACGCGGCATCTCGGCCTGGAGATCCTCAGCGGGCACGGTCCGGTGCCCTCGGCGAAGTCGGCGGTCAACGAACTCGACGTGCTCCGGGTCCGGCCGTAG
- a CDS encoding aminoglycoside phosphotransferase family protein — protein sequence MGFNGWLMPRTPPAPSRRPSTWVRCSTKWTPVHGGRSHRSWRLSTSDGEWIVKQLNRSRESWWLNDHRIAAEIEQAAFRQGISMPRPVPPRSPAAPLLADLPIEGGSVSFLVHEWCAGSALTAADITPELAEWVGRTLAALHSLPLDVRPAEAPSDAVHSVDEWRDWLDDAAGDTAPDFVDSVRVHLPDVARATEIVAAALVRVGDGPTPVLTHRDLKPDNVLRTSGTPILVDWDGAGLDVAEWEAVRAASAFRRAAAGAGPALLPSAGPDSGGSAIGLDSAGLDSTGLDSTGSDSAGSHLAGSAAMRSAAAGNVDVFSRVLRSYTAAGGRRIAPTAEAFAGLLRTQLGGAAWMLFRALGHRPVTPPERAAAHEHALELLADLHTSLTEIPTWTRWLAETHDPA from the coding sequence TGCTCGACGAAATGGACACCGGTCCACGGTGGTCGGTCGCATCGGTCGTGGCGGCTCTCGACGTCCGACGGCGAATGGATCGTCAAACAGCTGAACCGCTCGCGGGAGTCGTGGTGGCTGAATGATCATCGGATCGCGGCCGAGATCGAGCAGGCTGCGTTCCGGCAGGGCATCTCGATGCCGCGTCCGGTGCCGCCCCGAAGTCCCGCCGCGCCGCTGCTCGCGGACCTGCCGATCGAGGGCGGGTCCGTCAGCTTCCTCGTGCACGAGTGGTGTGCGGGCAGCGCCCTCACCGCCGCCGACATCACGCCCGAACTGGCGGAGTGGGTGGGGCGGACCCTGGCGGCCCTGCACTCGCTGCCGCTCGACGTCCGCCCCGCCGAGGCACCCTCGGACGCGGTCCACTCGGTCGACGAGTGGCGTGACTGGCTTGACGATGCGGCTGGGGACACCGCGCCGGACTTCGTCGACTCGGTCCGGGTACACCTGCCCGATGTCGCGCGGGCCACGGAGATCGTGGCTGCCGCACTGGTGCGGGTGGGCGACGGACCGACCCCGGTTCTCACCCACCGCGACCTCAAACCCGACAACGTCCTGCGGACCTCGGGCACCCCGATCCTGGTCGACTGGGACGGCGCGGGCCTGGACGTCGCCGAATGGGAGGCGGTCCGGGCCGCCTCGGCCTTCAGGCGCGCCGCCGCAGGCGCGGGCCCGGCTCTCCTGCCTTCGGCGGGGCCGGACTCCGGCGGCTCCGCCATCGGGCTGGATTCCGCCGGGCTGGATTCCACTGGGCTGGACTCCACCGGGTCGGACTCGGCGGGCTCGCATCTCGCCGGATCGGCCGCCATGAGATCGGCCGCCGCCGGGAACGTCGATGTCTTCAGCCGAGTGCTGCGGTCGTACACCGCAGCTGGCGGGCGGCGGATCGCGCCGACGGCCGAGGCCTTCGCCGGACTGCTCCGCACCCAGCTCGGCGGTGCGGCGTGGATGCTCTTCCGTGCGCTCGGCCACCGCCCGGTCACGCCGCCCGAGCGCGCCGCCGCCCACGAGCACGCCCTGGAACTCCTCGCCGACCTGCACACCTCGCTCACCGAGATCCCGACGTGGACGCGGTGGCTCGCCGAGACGCACGACCCGGCCTGA